Proteins co-encoded in one Aspergillus luchuensis IFO 4308 DNA, chromosome 6, nearly complete sequence genomic window:
- a CDS encoding formate/nitrite transporter family protein (COG:P;~EggNog:ENOG410PFVR;~InterPro:IPR023271,IPR000292,IPR024002;~PFAM:PF01226;~TransMembrane:6 (i32-53o73-100i112-136o165-184i196-222o234-260i);~go_component: GO:0016020 - membrane [Evidence IEA];~go_function: GO:0022857 - transmembrane transporter activity [Evidence IEA];~go_process: GO:0055085 - transmembrane transport [Evidence IEA]), with the protein MSISIDAYTPTEVINLVARAGIVKGNTRLDKVFLSAVSAGCLLALACGTALSTNTSTWFQENAPGLIRTISALVFPYGLCMIILTGADLCTGSFMFTTVAALQRQLPWWKMLLHWFITFWGNLCGSLFVVAIIFGYGEVFSADPYKSEVISFATKKQVTPHFQQIFLRGIGCNWLVCLACFFGLQGRDLASKIMGIWWPIFAFVSLGFDHVVANMTFIPLAIWLDAPDITVGLYVWKGIIPTLLGNIIGGGLFVGTYYWYMYLLQGESITLAGLRRQGMAGTSVTGTPATAGGKDDVEAMAGAV; encoded by the exons ATGTCTATCAGCATAGACGCATACACCCCCACGGAGGTAATCAACCTCGTCGCCCGAGCAGGTATCGTCAAGGGCAATACCCGCCTCGACAAGGTCTTCCTCAGCGCCGTCTCCGCAGGATGTCTACTTGCCTTGGCATGCGGAACCGCCCTGAGCACGAACACGAGTACCTGGTTCCAGGAGAATGCACCGGGGTTGATTCGCACGATTAGTGCATTGGTGTTCCCGTATGGATTGTGCATGATCATCCTGACAGGGGCGGATTTGTGCACTGGATCTTTCATG TTCACAACGGTCGCAGCCTTACAGCGCCAACTCCCTTGGTGGAAGATGCTGCTCCACTGGTTCATCACATTCTGGGGAAATCTCTGCGGATCGCTATTTGTCGTAGCGATTATCTTTGGCT ACGGCGAAGTCTTCTCCGCAGACCCCTACAAAAGCGAAGTCATCTCCTTCGCCACAAAAAAACAAGTAACTCCACACTTCCAACAAATCTTCCTCCGCGGCATCGGCTGCAACTGGCTCGTCTGTCTGGCCTGTTTCTTCGGCCTACAGGGCCGTGACCTCGCATCAAAGATCATGGGCATCTGGTGGCCGATCTTCGCCTTCGTGTCGCTCGGATTTGATCACGTCGTGGCGAACATGACCTTCATCCCGCTGGCCATTTGGTTGGATGCGCCGGACATCACGGTGGGGTTATATGTGTGGAAGGGGATAATCCCGACCTTGTTGGGAAATATCATCGGGGGTGGGCTGTTCGTAGGAACGTACTACTGGTATATGTATCTCCTTCAGGGAGAGAGTATTACTCTGgctgggttgaggagg
- a CDS encoding MFS transporter (COG:G;~EggNog:ENOG410PFTW;~InterPro:IPR020846,IPR011701,IPR036259;~PFAM:PF07690;~TransMembrane:12 (i71-91o111-128i140-161o167-186i198-219o231-252i304-330o342-362i383-402o408-429i441-464o476-496i);~go_function: GO:0022857 - transmembrane transporter activity [Evidence IEA];~go_process: GO:0055085 - transmembrane transport [Evidence IEA]), producing MEDNLTKGPLPPGVYRSKIPFWRLLTDQAAITQEVLEYDFPGNGTEDDPYVVSWIPNDNRNPMLFGLGRKVAITLIVASCTLTVSLTSSVYSGSVSEITAYFNVSDEVATIGLSLFVLGFAVGPLLWAPFSEVFGRQLPFFFSCMGMAAFSAGCAGAQNIWTLCILRFFAGAFGSAPFTNAGGTISDMFTARQRGLALSLYAAAPFLGPAIGPIIGGFLGMSAGWRWVEGFLAALAGFIWLLMAVSIPETYAPRLLRLRADRLSQLTGRVYRSKIELDKGTVSLPRLLKTTMSRPWVLLFREPIVLLFALYIAIVYGTLYMFFAAFPIVYEDVRGWNPGVGGLAFLGIAVGMILGCACTIPANLHYIKVQEQHGGFAPPETRLIQCMPGALAIPISQFWFAWTDYPSIHWIVSIIATAPFGFGVILIYLGVMNYLIDSYTIYAASVLAANTVLRSIFGAVFPIIAPYMYDGVGIHWAPSIPAFLSLLCMPAPFLFYKYGAVIRTHCKYSAESDRYMRKLQENAKRKSDVVEKERPVKDEPMVPADGEPGMSQAAEQK from the coding sequence ATGGAGGACAACCTCACCAAAGGACCCCTCCCACCAGGGGTCTACCGGTCCAAAATCCCCTTCTGGCGCCTCCTCACCGATCAAGCAGCCATCACTCAAGAAGTCCTGGAATACGACTTCCCCGGCAACGGAACCGAAGATGACCCGTACGTCGTGTCCTGGATCCCGAACGACAACCGCAACCCGATGCTCTTCGGCTTGGGCCGCAAAGTCGCCATCACTCTCATCGTAGCCTCCTGCACGTTGACCGTGTCCCTCACCTCCTCAGTATACAGCGGCAGCGTCAGCGAAATCACCGCCTACTTCAACGTCAGCGATGAAGTCGCAACAATCGGTCTTTCACTTTTCGTCCTCGGCTTCGCCGTCGGCCCCCTCCTCTGGGCTCCCTTCAGTGAAGTCTTCGGGCGCCagctccccttcttcttcagctgcatGGGCATGGCCGCTTTCTCAGCGGGCTGTGCCGGCGCCCAGAATATCTGGACGCTCTGCATTCTGCGGTTCTTCGCCGGCGCGTTTGGTTCCGCTCCTTTCACCAACGCAGGCGGTACCATCTCCGATATGTTCACGGCGCGGCAGCGCGGCTTAGCGTTGAGTTTGTATGCCGCAGCGCCGTTCCTTGGCCCTGCGATTGGACCCATCATCGGCGGGTTTCTGGGCATGAGCGCCGGATGGCGCTGGGTGGAGGGGTTCTTGGCTGCGTTGGCTGGGTTTATCTGGCTGCTCATGGCGGTCTCTATCCCTGAGACGTATGCGCCGCGGCTGTTGCGACTCCGCGCGGATCGGCTCTCGCAGCTGACGGGGCGGGTTTATCGGAGTAAGATTGAGTTGGATAAGGGGACGGTCTCCTTGCCGaggttgttgaagacgacgatgtcTCGGCcgtgggtgttgttgtttcgTGAGCCGATTGTGCTGTTGTTCGCGCTGTACATTGCCATCGTGTATGGGACGCTGTACATGTTCTTCGCTGCGTTCCCGATTGTGTATGAGGATGTGCGCGGGTGGAATCCCGGTGTGGGCGGGTTGGCTTTCCTGGGCATTGCGGTGGGGATGATACTGGGGTGTGCGTGCACGATTCCCGCCAATCTGCATTACATCAAGGTGCAGGAACAACACGGAGGTTTTGCACCGCCGGAGACGAGACTCATCCAGTGTATGCCCGGGGCATTGGCGATCCCGATCAGTCAGTTCTGGTTCGCGTGGACGGATTATCCGTCGATTCATTGGATCGTGAGCATTATTGCGACGGCACCCTTCGGGTTTGGGGTGATTTTGATTTACCTTGGGGTTATGAATTATCTGATTGATTCGTATACCATCTATGCGGCGTCGGTGTTGGCTGCGAATACGGTGTTGCGGTCGATCTTCGGTGCGGTGTTTCCCATTATTGCGCCGTATATGTATGATGGAGTGGGCATTCATTGGGCGCCGTCGATCCCGGCGTTTCTGTCGCTGTTGTGTATGCCTGCGCCGTTTTTGTTCTACAAGTATGGTGCGGTGATTCGAACGCATTGCAAGTATTCAGCGGAGTCGGATCGCTATATGCGCAAGTTGCAGGAAAATGCGAAGCGCAAGTCGGATGTGGTGGAAAAGGAGAGGCCAGTTAAGGATGAGCCTATGGTGCCGGCGGATGGGGAGCCGGGGATGTCACAGGCTGCAGAGCAGAAGTGA
- a CDS encoding uncharacterized protein (COG:C;~EggNog:ENOG410PFAG;~InterPro:IPR015590,IPR010061,IPR016160,IPR016161, IPR016162,IPR016163;~PFAM:PF00171;~go_function: GO:0004491 - methylmalonate-semialdehyde dehydrogenase (acylating) activity [Evidence IEA];~go_function: GO:0016491 - oxidoreductase activity [Evidence IEA];~go_function: GO:0016620 - oxidoreductase activity, acting on the aldehyde or oxo group of donors, NAD or NADP as acceptor [Evidence IEA];~go_process: GO:0055114 - oxidation-reduction process [Evidence IEA]), with protein sequence MPRASSASSGRSRFTPFPAASPASSDGTTVSGRVRRRISDTRRDGLSSRSSRAETVPVGESDASDREEPLPRSQSGPTITHLFINNESVMSRSQNWTTVLDPVSQRLLCRVPGSTLQEVQRAVGAAEDAQPGWAALGFQVRREHLLRLVDVLRQMSPEIVTCLSREVGKTLADADAEVFRGLDCIHAACSIGPEMAGMFLGGDATLLQTFYEPVGVCVSITPFSFPFMIPLWSLPYALITGNTVILKPSEKTPTTSSLLAQAFVKTGFPPGVFNVLHGGPSTVQMLVTQPTVQAVSFVGSESAARQVHDLARAAGKRIQAECGGKNHGVVLEDANMSSTLFAIAGSAFGAAGQRCMALSVAVFVGATRDWVPRLVELAQSMVVGCGGDQESKIGPLIDKTAKEKVSEMIQRAVEERATILLDGRDIEVPGYPDGNFMGPTILGDVQTYMECYQAEIFGPVLICMEVDTLEEAIDLINQNKYGNGCSIFTTSGKHANTFQRCVNVGQIGVNIPLIGMAVPISVAQPIPDSTTAPYGTAVRTSNKDSFLGGKYPGIADGRNSNLSRPAFPWKDILAILHNNKDGVLAMGSVSAEECSRYAADEECWSGRSGMSRFPP encoded by the exons ATGCCTCGAGCATCAAGTGCCTCATCTGGTCGCTCTAGGTTCACACCGTTCCCCGCCGCCTCGCCCGCTTCTAGCGATGGTACCACAGTGTCGGGGCGCGTGCGCCGGCGGATCTCAGAT ACCCGTCGTGATGGGCTAAGTTCCCGATCCAGTCGTGCTGAAACCGTACCGGTTGGAGAAAGTGATGCATCCGACCGGGAGGAACCACTGCCGCGGTCGCAGTCTGGGCCGACTATCACgcatctttttattaataacgAATCAGTGATGTCTAGGTCGCAGAACTGGACAACTGTGTTGGATCCG GTCTCACAACGTCTACTCTGCAGGGTCCCGGGGAGTACACTTCAGGAAGTACAGCGGGCTGTTGGGGCTGCTGAAGATGCCCAGCCTGGATGGGCTGCTTTGGGGTTTCAAGTGAGGCGTGAGCATCTGTTGAGACTAGTGGATGTACTAAGACAGATGTCTCCTGAAATT GTGACCTGTTTATCTCGAGAAGTTGGAAAGACCCTAGCTGATGCAGACGCAGAAGTCTTCCGCGGTCTGGACTGCATACATGCTGCATGCTCGATTGGGCCTGAAATGGCCGGCATGTTCTTAGGAGGCGATGCAACGTTGCTGCAAACGTTCTACGAGCCAGTT GGCGTGTGTGTGTCAATCACCCCTTTCAGCTTTCCTTTCATGATTCCCTTGTGGTCACTTCCGTACGCGCTCATAACTGGCAATACAGTTATCCTGAAACCCTCGGAGAAAACACCTACTACGTCTTCATTGCTAGCACAGGCATTCGTAAAGACTGGCTTCCCACCTGGAGTCTTCAATGTGCTTCACGGCGGTCCATCGACCGTTCAGATGCTTGTGACTCAACCAACGGTTCAAGCGGTGAGTTTCGTCGGGTCCGAGTCCGCTGCTAGGCAGGTCCATGACTTGGCAAGGGCTGCAGGAAAGCGAATACAAGCAGAGTGTGGTGGCAAGAACCATGGGGTTGTCCTAGAGGATGCCAATATGTCCTCGACGCTGTTTGCGATTGCTGGAAGTGCCTTTGGAGCTGCGGGTCAGCGATGTATGGCCCTAAGCGTAGCAGTATTTGTTGGTGCGACGAGAGACTGGGTTCCTAGGCTGGTCGAACTGGCACAGTCGATGGTGGtaggatgtggaggggatcAGGAGTCTAAGATCGGGCCTTTGATCGACAAAACAgccaaagaaaaagttaGTGAGATGATCCAGCGAGCAGTTGAGGAGAGAGCAACGATTCTTCTGGACGGTCGGGATATTGAGGTCCCCGGCTACCCGGATGGCAACTTCATGGGCCCAACCATACTCGGGGACGTGCAGACGTACATGGAATGTTATCAGGCGGAGATATTTGGACCGGTACTCATCTGTATGGAGGTGGACACTCTCGAGGAAGCGATCGATCTGATTAATCAAAACAAGT ATGGTAACGGATGCTCCATATTTACCACCAGTGGAAAACATGCAAATACGTTCCAACGTTGTGTCAATGTCGGACAAATCGGTGTCAACATCCCGTTGATCGGTATGGCTGTCCCTATTTCCGTGGCGCAACCAATCCCTGACAGTACAACAGCGCCATATGGAACCGCGGTCCGAACGAGCAACAAAGATTCTTTTCTGGGTGGTAAGTATCCAGGAATTGCTGATGGGAGAAACTCTAACCTGTCCAGACCGGCATTCCCCTGGAAAGACATATTGGCCATTCTTCACAATAACAAAGACGGTGTCCTCGCGATGGGATCAGTGAGCGCTGAGGAGTGCTCTCGGTATGCAGCAGATGAAGAGTGTTGGTCGGGGAGATCGGGTATGAGTCGCTTTCCACCGTGA
- the URG1_1 gene encoding uracil-regulated protein 1 (COG:H;~EggNog:ENOG410PG38;~InterPro:IPR036144,IPR000926,IPR022163,IPR032677;~PFAM:PF00925,PF12471;~go_function: GO:0003935 - GTP cyclohydrolase II activity [Evidence IEA];~go_process: GO:0009231 - riboflavin biosynthetic process [Evidence IEA]) codes for MPTATQEPPSKTDAYSNRIVLTTYPSQSVANPIPLTWGSSTPETRGPVIVSRSKNTLSKRNAIGAHGGSYSFYTALAIASGDLEPDFRPNFLNTQPTFNFPYQDAWGDKSKIVSMDPFGHDIVKHYGKYLEEGVDVRPTIAVTRATMRVSEITNAISRGRVPIDGNIVLNEGGDVKVTKVAVEPVWYLPGVADRFGVSEKDLRRALFEHTGGSYPELITRPDMKVFLPPIGGLTVYIFGPPERVSDPEMRLALRIHDECNGSDVFQSDICTCRPYLTFGIEEAIKEAQGGGSGVVIYFRKEGRALGEVVKYLVYNSRKRGGDTADKYFQRTENIAGTKDMRFQALMPDILHWLGITKIDRMLSMSNMKHDAIVEQGIPIYERVPIPDDMIPEDSRVEIDAKIHSGYFSTGKEITEEDLKQVKGRGWESWEDVTVSQ; via the exons atgccaacagcaacacaaGAACCTCCCTCCAAAACGGACGCCTACAGCAACCGCATCGTC CTAACAACCTACCCCTCCCAAAGCGtcgccaaccccatccccctcaCCTGGGGCTCCTCAACCCCAGAGACCCGCGGTCCCGTCATCGTCTCCCGCAGCAAAAACACCCTCAGTAAGCGCAACGCGATCGGCGCCCACGGCGGCAGCTACTCATTCTACACCGCGCTCGCCATCGCCTCAGGGGACTTGGAACCCGACTTCCGCCCGAACTTTCTCAACACACAGCCGACATTCAATTTCCCCTACCAAGATGCATGGGGCGACAAGAGCAAGATCGTCTCGATGGATCCGTTCGGTCATGATATCGTCAAGCACTACGGGAAGTatctggaggagggggtcGACGTACGGCCGACCATCGCTGTGACGAGGGCGACGATGCGTGTCTCTGAAATAACGAATGCGATTTCCCGCGGTCGGGTGCCTATCGATGGGAACATCGTGCTCAATGAAGGTGGGGATGTGAAGGTGACCAAAGTAGCCGTGGAGCCCGTGTGGTATCTCCCCGGCGTGGCTGATCGGTTCGGCGTATCGGAGAAGGATCTCCGGCGCGCGTTGTTCGAACACACGGGGGGAAGCTATCCGGAGTTGATTACCAGACCTGACATGAAGGTGTTTCTTCCGCCGATCGGCGGACTGACGGTGTATATCTTTGGGCCTCCCGAGAGGGTATCTGATCCGGAGATGCGGCTGGCGCTGCGGATTCACGATGAGTGTAATGGATCGGATGTGTTTCAGTCGGATATTTGTACGTGTCGGCCGTATTTGACGTTTGGGATTGAGGAGGCGATTAAGGAGGCGcaggggggtgggagtggaGTGGTGATTTATTTCcgaaaggaggggagggcgCTGGGTGAGGTGGTGAAGTATTTGGTGTATAATTCTAGGAAGAGGGGTGGGGATACTGCCGATAAGTATTTTCAGAGGACGGAGAATATTGCGGGAACTAAGGAT ATGAGATTTCAGGCTCTGATGCCGGATATCCTGCATTGGTTGGGCATTACGAAGATTGATCGCATGCTGTCTATGTCGAATATGAAGCATGATGCGATCGTCGAGCAGGGCATTCCGATTTATGAACGTGTTCCTATTCCGGATG ATATGATCCCGGAAGATTCGCGCGTAGAGATCGATGCGAAGATCCATTCTGGGTACTTCTCGACCGGAAAGGAGATTACAGAAGAAGACCTCAAGCAGGTTAAGGGACGTGGGTGGGAGTCTTGGGAGGATGTGACGGTGAGTCAATAA
- a CDS encoding URC4/urg3 family protein (COG:S;~EggNog:ENOG410PI0G;~InterPro:IPR012469;~PFAM:PF07958): MDSNTRHLLRLEAVRERANIVFRLAEQGKLHHYDYHPERLDATVDYVAGIIQRDFGPDRYDQIPPHGRWQHFDVGGVPRIQKLIERWDASGYDDKEKVRSLLDLFFVSVLLDAGAGDTWRYVEKETGAVFTRSEGIAVASLYMFLNGDFANKGSERKDVVHGEALRTLSVDTLLRGFQVDDSSNPLLGASARVQILQRLGESLRNLPEIFGPSGRPGQIADYLLAMSKGSIDYLVLWDVLQKTLIPIWPSDRTKVNGYPIGDAWPLAVLAEQSPSSTTDSIQPFHKLTQWLAYSLKVPFERLLSLKWQNAELGTGLPEYRNGGLFIDMGVLTLKPEAQERGLRTSGGSLPCFAVADGEIVEWRAMTVALLDKLHERILQSGKFGAVQLSLPQMLEAGSWKAGRELAAKYRPETKSSPILNSGDGTLF; encoded by the exons ATGGACTCCAATACCAGACACTTGCTTCGTCTGGAAGCCGTACGCGAGAGAGCGAATATCGTCTTCCGCCTCGCTGAACAAGGAAAGCTGCACCACTACGACTACCACCCTGAGCGTCTCGATGCGACCGTAGACTACGTTGCAGGCATAATCCAG CGCGACTTCGGCCCGGACCGCTACGACCAAATCCCTCCCCACGGTCGCTGGCAGCACTTCGACGTAGGCGGTGTGCCTCGAATCCAGAAACTGATCGAGCGATGGGATGCATCCGGATATgatgataaagaaaaagTCAGAAGTCTGTTGGATCTATTTTTCGTCTCCGTGCTTCTCGATGCCGGTGCGGGAGATACTTGGCGTTATGTAGAGAAAGAGACCGGGGCCGTCTTCACCCGCAGCGAGGGTATTGCGGTCGCATCGCTGTATATGTTCTTGAACGGTGACTTTGCCAACAAGGGATCCGAAAGGAAGGATGTGGTACATG GAGAGGCCCTGCGGACCCTCAGCGTGGACACACTACTTCGCGGCTTTCAAGTCGATGATTCCAGCAACCCACTTCTTGGAGCTTCTGCCCGGGTCCAGATTCTCCAACGACTGGGCGAGTCGTTGAGAAACCTCCCTGAGATTTTTGGCCCGTCCGGCCGTCCAGGGCAAATCGCAG ACTACCTCCTTGCTATGAGCAAAGGCTCCATCGATTACTTGGTTCTTTGGGATGTCCTACAGAAAACACTCATTCCCATCTGGCCATCCGACCGCACCAAAGTGAACGGTTACCCCATCGGCGACGCCTGGCCACTCGCCGTGCTCGCAGAGCAATCACCATCCTCAACTACAGACAGTATTCAACCCTTCCACAAGCTCACACAGTGGCTCGCATACTCTCTCAAAGTTCCATTCGAGCGACTTCTGTCCCTAAAATGGCAAAACGCAGAGCTGGGAACCGGACTCCCGGAGTACCGTAACGGAGGATTATTCATAGACATGGGCGTATTGACACTTAAGCCCGAGGCGCAAGAGCGTGGACTACGGACCTCAGGCGGAAGCCTTCCGTGCTTTGCCGTTGCAGATGGAGAGATTGTAGAGTGGCGGGCCATGACTGTTGCGTTGCTTGATAAGCTACACGAACGGATTCTGCAGAGCGGCAAGTTTGGGGCTGTGCAGTTGTCATTGCCGCAGATGTTGGAGGCAGGATCATGGAAGGCGGGCAGGGAGTTGGCGGCGAAGTACAGGCCTGAGACGAAGTCGAGCCCGATCTTGAACTCTGGAGATGGCACTTTGTTCTAG
- a CDS encoding uncharacterized protein (COG:F;~EggNog:ENOG410PIZM;~InterPro:IPR029057,IPR000836;~PFAM:PF14681;~go_process: GO:0009116 - nucleoside metabolic process [Evidence IEA]), translating into MTVTLPANVDQPQNDTFTSLLSQLRDRFLKPSKVRSLVRDMTATMTKSLHVDVPKDETIAIIVVLRSGLAMFDGFVDNIPEDVSTTVYHMGIFRDQASLQPVEYYNKLPVKPAHIKQAYILDPLIATGGTAAAVISILKDWGIEKVTFLTMLSTPVGLGHAAAVWPEGSRFVVGAIDPDVDAKGYVQPGVGDIGDRLYGTVFD; encoded by the exons ATGACAGTCACACTACCCGCCAATGTTGATCAACCTCAAAATGATACTTTCACATCCCTTCTCTCACAACTCAGGGATCGATTCCTCAAGCCCTCCAAAGTACGCAGCCTAGTGCGCGACATGACAGCAACCATGACAAAGAGCCTGCACGTCGACGTACCCAAAGATGAAACGATAGCTATCATCGTGGTGCTACGCTCCGGTCTCGCTATGTTCGATGGTTTCGTGGACAACATTCCTGAAGATGTGTCGACAACCGTCTATCACATGGGTATATTCAGGGACCAGGCGTCGTTGCAGCCGGTTGAGTACTACAATAAGTTACCCGTGAAGCCGGCGCACATCAAGCAGGCTTATATTTTGGATCCGTTGATTGCCACGGGTGGTACAGCCGCTGCGGTTATTAGTATATTGAA GGATTGGGGAATCGAGAAGGTTACATTTCTCACTATGCTGTCTACACCGGTTGGTCTGGGACATGCAGCTGCCGTGTGGCCCGAGGGTAGCCGATTTGTGGTGGGTGCAATTGATCCTGACGTGGATGCGAAGGGGTATGTTCAGCCTGGAGTTGGGGATATTGGGGATAGGCTCTATGGAACAGTATTTGATTAG
- the FUR1_1 gene encoding uracil phosphoribosyltransferase (COG:F;~EggNog:ENOG410PF9P;~InterPro:IPR029057,IPR000836;~PFAM:PF14681;~go_process: GO:0009116 - nucleoside metabolic process [Evidence IEA]) — protein MESSGAAAWTTQMDRITVLEQDRSLLNLMTIIRDLNTNDRDFSAAVEKVVRRLITAALGHVPAEEYTVTTPINKPYTGIRFTKGVCGVSILRAGACMEQALRDTWTGPLSFGKLLIQRDEETSIAKIYYSKLPAGITDDIVLLLEPMLATGGSVIKAVENLTSNGVPEESIVLVNVVSSQKGLDVVSGRFPGLKVVAAAVDAELTAQNYISPGLGDFGDRYYGTTH, from the exons ATGGAATCCTCTGGCGCAGCAGCCTGGACTACCCAAATGGACCGCATCACGGTCCTGGAACAGGACCGGTCTCTACTTAATTTGATGACCATCATCCGGGACTTGAATACCAATGATCGGGACTTTTCCGCTGCTGTGGAGAAGGTTGTGCGCCGGTTGATCACGGCCG CATTGGGCCACGTCCCCGCAGAAGAGTACACTGTCACTACTCCGATCAACAAGCCCTACACCGGAATCCGGTTCACGAAGGGTGTTTGCGGTGTCAGTATCCTCCGTGCCGGTGCCTGTATGGAACAGGCGCTGCGGGATACTTGGAC TGGACCCCTTAGTTTCGGTAAGCTGCTCATCCAGCGCGATGAGGAGACTAGCATCGCCAAGATCTATTACTCGAAGTTGCCGGCGGGGATTACGGATGATA TCGTCCTGCTCCTGGAACCCATGCTCGCGACCGGCGGATCTGTGATCAAAGCTGTAGAGAACTTGACGAGCAATGGTGTTCCTGAGGAATCTATTGTTCTTGTTAATGTGGTGTCGTCGCAGAAGGGACTGGATGTTGTTTCTGGCAGGTTTCCGGGCCTGAAGGTTGTTGCTGCGGCGGTGGATGCGGAGTTGACTGCTCAGAA CTACATTAGTCCTGGTCTGGGAGACTTTGGTGACAGGTACTATGGAACCACTCATTAG